From the genome of Edaphobacter dinghuensis, one region includes:
- a CDS encoding SpoIIE family protein phosphatase: MPTADKPRRTTPPAAPAPAEAPQHQFEGDYRPPAQEGASVAKPTNIRVEPLQVDFLHNIADALNSTLDLNTLMHRVADLVRAVIDYRIFAILLVNDRTNELWMRFQTGHAPEVERMRIKIGRGIIGQAALQRKSLLVDDVSKYEHYISANPNVKSELAVPLLVKNKVIGVLDIESETLGYFTPEHQRLLELVASRMSIAIENARLYTRVSRQAQTLTVLNEISREITSILDLDDLLERIGQLLKRVIDFQMFSILLWNERTQQFEHRFSSRYGERITRERAIVLGQGIIGIAAQQREPVLSPDTRKDPRYVAENPETRSELAVPLLNKGQVIGVLDLEHTRVNYYNEDHQRTLSTLAAQVAISIANARLYQRIHEEEQRMERDLEMARKVQLRLMPSRPPKLERAEIGVQFLAARSIGGDVYDFLDYGSPGMPARIALAVGDVSGKAAPAALYAALVSGILRSLAPQHLSPAAMLAALNDQLQERKLASQYVTMLMAVWDDSNQTLQIANAGSVQPVFVSRTSEGVTVKTIKAEGFPLGLFPNVSYEEFTLSTQPGDMIVFFSDGIPDAENAAGEMFGTDRLRQVLESQVEPTAASTVEAILKAVSDFQSGIEHFDDETVVVLRVL, from the coding sequence ATGCCTACCGCTGACAAGCCGCGCCGAACCACTCCCCCCGCTGCGCCAGCACCGGCCGAGGCCCCGCAGCACCAGTTTGAAGGGGACTACCGCCCGCCTGCCCAGGAGGGCGCTTCGGTTGCCAAGCCTACGAACATCCGGGTAGAGCCGCTGCAGGTGGACTTTCTCCACAATATTGCAGATGCGCTGAACTCTACGCTAGATCTGAACACCCTGATGCATCGGGTGGCCGACCTTGTGCGCGCTGTGATTGACTATCGCATCTTCGCCATTTTGCTGGTCAACGACCGCACGAACGAGCTTTGGATGCGCTTCCAGACCGGCCATGCTCCAGAGGTGGAGCGCATGCGCATCAAGATTGGACGCGGCATCATCGGACAGGCAGCGCTGCAACGAAAGTCGCTTCTGGTCGACGATGTATCCAAGTACGAGCACTACATCAGCGCGAACCCGAACGTAAAGTCGGAGCTGGCGGTGCCCCTTCTGGTGAAGAACAAGGTCATCGGCGTGCTCGATATCGAATCGGAGACGCTGGGCTACTTTACGCCGGAGCACCAGCGGCTGCTGGAGCTGGTAGCCTCGCGCATGTCGATTGCGATTGAAAATGCGCGGCTTTATACGCGGGTCTCGCGGCAGGCACAGACGCTGACCGTGCTGAACGAAATCTCGCGGGAGATTACGAGCATTCTCGACCTCGACGATCTGCTGGAGCGGATTGGACAGCTGCTGAAGCGCGTCATCGACTTCCAGATGTTCAGCATCCTGCTGTGGAACGAGCGCACGCAGCAGTTCGAGCATCGCTTCTCTTCGCGCTACGGGGAACGGATCACACGCGAGCGCGCCATCGTGCTAGGGCAAGGGATCATCGGGATTGCCGCGCAGCAGAGGGAGCCGGTGCTCTCGCCCGATACACGAAAGGATCCGCGCTATGTCGCCGAAAACCCCGAGACGCGTTCGGAACTGGCCGTCCCGCTGCTGAACAAGGGGCAGGTCATCGGCGTGCTCGACCTCGAACATACACGGGTCAATTACTACAACGAAGACCATCAGCGGACGCTCTCGACGCTGGCTGCACAGGTGGCGATTTCGATTGCGAACGCACGGCTCTACCAACGCATCCACGAGGAAGAACAGCGCATGGAGCGTGATCTGGAGATGGCGCGCAAGGTGCAGCTACGGCTGATGCCATCCCGTCCGCCGAAGCTCGAGCGGGCGGAAATTGGGGTGCAGTTTCTTGCGGCGCGGTCCATTGGCGGCGATGTGTATGATTTTCTCGACTACGGTTCGCCGGGGATGCCTGCGCGAATCGCGCTGGCGGTAGGCGATGTCAGCGGCAAGGCTGCACCGGCGGCGCTGTATGCCGCGCTGGTGAGCGGGATTCTGCGTTCGCTGGCTCCGCAGCACCTGTCGCCTGCGGCGATGCTGGCCGCGCTGAACGACCAGTTGCAGGAGCGCAAGCTGGCCTCGCAGTACGTCACGATGCTGATGGCGGTGTGGGACGACTCGAACCAGACGCTGCAGATTGCCAATGCAGGGTCGGTGCAGCCGGTGTTTGTCTCGCGCACGTCGGAGGGCGTGACGGTGAAGACGATCAAGGCCGAGGGCTTTCCGCTAGGCCTGTTTCCCAACGTCTCCTACGAGGAGTTCACGCTATCGACGCAGCCCGGCGATATGATCGTCTTCTTCTCCGACGGCATTCCCGACGCCGAGAACGCTGCCGGGGAGATGTTTGGCACCGACCGTCTGCGGCAGGTGCTGGAGTCGCAGGTTGAGCCTACGGCGGCTTCTACGGTTGAGGCGATTCTGAAGGCTGTCTCGGACTTTCAGTCGGGCATCGAGCACTTCGACGATGAGACCGTAGTTGTACTCCGGGTGCTTTGA
- a CDS encoding SET domain-containing protein: MSKGLIIRSSSIHAAGCYTTRSFKKGSKVCEYEGPRFTKEVADERYKDRFITYLFSCGDNGTVIDGFGTAMFINHSCDPNCETEDFDGRIYIVAIRDIAAGEELTYEYNLCDSDDSDADCYCGSAQCRGTMFSDDEVKRRARRARRAAKKK; the protein is encoded by the coding sequence ATGTCTAAAGGTCTCATTATCCGTTCTTCGTCGATCCATGCGGCGGGCTGCTACACGACGCGAAGCTTCAAAAAGGGATCAAAGGTCTGCGAGTACGAGGGGCCGCGATTTACCAAAGAGGTCGCCGACGAGCGCTATAAGGACCGTTTCATCACTTACCTGTTTAGTTGCGGAGACAATGGAACGGTGATCGACGGTTTTGGCACGGCGATGTTCATCAACCACTCGTGCGATCCGAACTGCGAGACGGAGGACTTCGATGGGCGAATCTATATCGTCGCGATTCGTGATATCGCCGCTGGAGAAGAACTGACCTACGAGTACAACCTGTGCGACAGCGACGACAGTGACGCCGACTGCTACTGCGGCTCGGCACAGTGCCGGGGAACGATGTTCAGCGACGACGAAGTGAAGCGCCGGGCGCGGCGAGCCAGGCGAGCAGCGAAGAAGAAGTAA
- the hpt gene encoding hypoxanthine phosphoribosyltransferase: protein MANSSPAFPHASKMEVLFSKSRIAERVREIGAQISADYAGTSIVLIGVLKGAAIFLSDLARAIEVDNTFDFVAVSSYGRAKVSSGAVKLIKDIDNSIEGKHVILVEDILDTGLTLSYLRGMMLQHKPASLKIATCLDKPERRLVPIEADYVGFQIPNRFVVGYGMDYAEHYRNVEDIRLFPEEAVGH, encoded by the coding sequence ATGGCCAACAGCTCTCCTGCGTTTCCCCATGCTTCCAAAATGGAAGTTCTCTTCTCCAAATCCCGGATTGCCGAGCGCGTTCGCGAGATCGGCGCGCAGATCTCCGCCGACTATGCGGGCACGTCCATCGTCCTGATCGGCGTCTTGAAGGGCGCGGCCATCTTCCTGTCCGACCTGGCGCGAGCTATCGAGGTGGACAATACCTTTGATTTCGTTGCTGTCTCGAGCTACGGACGGGCTAAAGTTTCCAGCGGAGCGGTCAAACTTATCAAGGACATCGACAACTCTATTGAAGGAAAGCATGTGATTCTTGTAGAAGATATTCTTGATACAGGACTTACGCTGAGTTACCTGCGCGGCATGATGTTGCAGCACAAACCGGCCTCGCTGAAGATTGCGACCTGCCTGGACAAGCCGGAACGGCGATTAGTGCCGATTGAGGCGGACTATGTGGGGTTCCAAATTCCGAACCGCTTTGTGGTGGGGTATGGGATGGATTACGCCGAGCATTATCGCAACGTGGAAGATATTCGGCTGTTTCCGGAAGAGGCTGTCGGACATTAG
- the deoC gene encoding deoxyribose-phosphate aldolase, giving the protein MSTLSIAEPLPTGPEQFDAAAFAAHTLSSPQNLAAVLDHTLLKPDATRSQVLQLCNEAAEYRFACAMVNPTWVSLASAALSGTGIPVGVVVGFPLGASLSSSKRDETALVIKQGAHDVDMVLNIGLLKSGQSADYEAVKQDIRGVVELAHAAGAIVKVILETCLLSFEEKLRAAELALSAGADFLKTSTGFSTGGATVDDINLLRGQAGRRAGVKASGGIRSLADATAMLKAGASRIGASASVKIVAELANSAA; this is encoded by the coding sequence TTGAGCACTTTGTCTATTGCTGAACCCCTCCCCACCGGGCCTGAGCAGTTTGACGCGGCAGCGTTTGCCGCCCACACCCTCTCCTCTCCGCAGAACCTTGCCGCAGTGCTCGACCATACGCTGTTGAAGCCGGACGCGACCCGCAGCCAGGTGCTGCAGCTCTGCAATGAGGCTGCCGAGTATCGCTTCGCCTGCGCCATGGTCAACCCGACCTGGGTTTCGCTGGCGTCGGCGGCTTTGAGCGGAACGGGAATCCCGGTTGGCGTTGTGGTTGGGTTTCCCCTTGGTGCCAGCCTGTCCAGCTCCAAGCGCGATGAGACGGCGCTTGTGATCAAGCAGGGAGCACATGACGTAGATATGGTGCTCAATATCGGATTGCTGAAGTCCGGGCAGTCTGCCGACTACGAGGCCGTGAAGCAGGACATCCGCGGCGTCGTTGAACTGGCCCATGCTGCTGGAGCGATTGTGAAGGTGATCCTCGAGACGTGCCTGTTGAGCTTTGAGGAGAAGCTGCGCGCTGCCGAGCTGGCGTTGAGCGCGGGAGCCGATTTCTTGAAGACCAGCACCGGATTTTCAACCGGCGGCGCGACGGTAGACGATATCAACTTACTGCGCGGGCAGGCCGGGCGACGTGCCGGCGTGAAGGCCTCAGGCGGCATCCGGTCTCTGGCCGATGCGACCGCTATGCTGAAGGCAGGAGCTTCGCGGATTGGCGCCAGCGCCAGCGTGAAGATCGTGGCTGAACTCGCCAATAGTGCCGCATAG
- a CDS encoding prolipoprotein diacylglyceryl transferase: MYPYIDIGPVHLGTFGLLLWLAAVVATVVLHKNFVRNRVDADALTVVAFVVIAGIIGAKSWHELENVSELRAAMAQVVAPGWGHPMEILVDFLHWFQAGFAWFGGLVAGIAMLMWQGWEAKPGGAKKWFAAVRMLDLATPAAAIGYGVGRIGCLTSGDGDYGINTTLPWGVHMAKNALVPPTPPNALVQPTPIYELLFGLALAWLLWQLGKKLRPIGWLTGLYLILSGLGRFLVEFVRINPKLYWGMSNAQVAAIGSMVVGVIVMLVARRNALSTTPVVEVGL, encoded by the coding sequence ATGTATCCCTATATCGATATTGGCCCAGTGCATCTGGGAACGTTTGGACTGCTGTTGTGGCTGGCTGCGGTTGTAGCAACAGTGGTGTTGCACAAGAACTTCGTTCGAAATCGAGTCGATGCCGATGCCTTGACGGTCGTGGCCTTTGTTGTGATCGCAGGTATTATCGGTGCTAAAAGCTGGCATGAGCTGGAAAATGTCTCCGAGCTTCGCGCAGCCATGGCGCAGGTTGTGGCTCCCGGCTGGGGTCACCCGATGGAGATTCTGGTCGATTTTCTGCACTGGTTTCAAGCTGGATTTGCATGGTTCGGCGGCCTCGTCGCCGGAATCGCCATGTTGATGTGGCAGGGCTGGGAGGCAAAGCCGGGCGGTGCAAAGAAGTGGTTTGCCGCAGTGCGAATGCTCGATTTGGCGACCCCTGCGGCGGCAATCGGCTACGGCGTAGGCCGTATCGGCTGCCTCACCTCGGGCGATGGCGACTACGGAATCAATACGACGCTGCCGTGGGGAGTTCACATGGCGAAGAATGCGCTGGTGCCTCCCACTCCGCCGAATGCGCTGGTGCAGCCGACGCCGATCTATGAGCTTTTATTCGGTCTGGCGTTGGCATGGCTGCTATGGCAGCTTGGGAAGAAGCTGCGGCCGATCGGCTGGCTGACAGGTTTGTATCTCATTTTGAGTGGGCTGGGCCGTTTTCTGGTCGAGTTTGTCCGCATCAATCCAAAGCTTTACTGGGGCATGAGCAACGCTCAGGTAGCCGCGATTGGATCGATGGTTGTGGGTGTAATCGTCATGCTCGTTGCTCGGCGCAACGCACTGAGTACGACGCCGGTCGTCGAGGTGGGTTTGTAA
- the gltX gene encoding glutamate--tRNA ligase encodes MTTTSTEAPIRVRIAPSPTGDPHVGTAYIGLLNFIYARQRGGKFVLRIEDTDRTRFVPTSEQMIFDTLRWLGLGWDEGPDVGGPYGPYRQSERTEIYRQHADLLLANGTAYRCFCTAEELDAVRKQQIAAKLPPRYPGTCRHLPKEQIEANLAANKPFVIRMAVPTEGATTFRDELRGDITFDHSTIDDQVLMKSDGFPTYHLANVVDDHLMQITDVIRAEEWISSTPKHVLLYKAFGWQLPRFWHMPLLRNIDKSKISKRKNPVSLIYYRQAGFLPEAMINFLGLMGGGMPSPSPIEIVNGAKENEIFSLDDMIARFEVPNIRLGGPVFDLTKLRWLNSEYLRALTPESFFAALRQTVLSDQYLRDISALVQTRIETLGQFGDLTSFFFRDDILPTQEVFLPKKRTLEETVAFAAEQLTVLEATDWTHEAMEPALKKLGEEKGWSVKENFMLLRAIITGSTMSPPLLESMIVFGKARSLDRVRRFLEAQKKLANIKK; translated from the coding sequence ATGACTACGACCAGCACAGAAGCCCCTATCCGCGTCCGCATCGCTCCTAGCCCCACCGGCGACCCCCACGTCGGCACCGCCTACATCGGCCTGCTGAACTTCATCTACGCCCGCCAGCGCGGCGGCAAGTTCGTCCTCCGCATCGAAGACACCGACCGCACCCGCTTCGTGCCCACCTCCGAGCAGATGATCTTCGACACCCTCCGCTGGCTCGGCCTCGGCTGGGACGAAGGCCCCGACGTCGGCGGCCCCTATGGCCCCTATCGCCAGTCCGAACGCACCGAAATCTATCGCCAGCACGCCGACCTCCTGCTCGCCAACGGCACCGCCTACCGCTGCTTCTGCACCGCAGAAGAACTAGACGCTGTACGCAAGCAGCAGATCGCCGCGAAGCTCCCGCCCCGCTACCCCGGCACCTGCCGCCATCTGCCCAAAGAGCAAATCGAAGCAAACCTAGCCGCCAACAAGCCATTCGTCATTCGCATGGCCGTCCCCACCGAAGGCGCGACTACCTTCCGCGACGAACTGCGCGGCGACATTACCTTCGATCACTCCACCATCGACGACCAGGTGCTGATGAAGTCCGACGGCTTCCCCACCTACCACCTCGCCAACGTCGTCGACGATCACCTCATGCAGATCACCGACGTCATCCGCGCCGAAGAGTGGATCTCTTCCACACCCAAGCACGTCCTGCTCTACAAGGCCTTCGGCTGGCAGCTACCGCGCTTCTGGCACATGCCGCTCTTGCGCAACATCGACAAGTCGAAAATCTCCAAGCGCAAAAATCCCGTCTCGCTCATCTACTACCGTCAAGCCGGATTCCTCCCCGAAGCCATGATCAACTTCCTCGGCCTCATGGGCGGCGGCATGCCTTCTCCTTCCCCCATCGAGATCGTCAACGGAGCCAAAGAAAACGAAATCTTTTCGCTCGACGATATGATTGCGCGCTTCGAGGTCCCTAACATCCGCCTGGGCGGCCCCGTCTTCGATCTCACCAAGCTCCGGTGGCTCAACAGCGAGTATCTCCGCGCCCTCACGCCGGAGAGCTTCTTCGCTGCCCTCCGCCAAACTGTTCTCTCCGATCAATATCTCCGCGACATCTCCGCCCTCGTCCAGACCCGCATCGAGACCCTCGGGCAGTTCGGCGACCTCACCAGCTTCTTCTTCCGCGACGACATCCTGCCCACGCAAGAGGTCTTCCTGCCCAAGAAGCGCACCCTCGAAGAGACCGTTGCCTTCGCCGCCGAACAACTCACCGTCCTCGAAGCGACCGACTGGACGCACGAAGCCATGGAGCCGGCGCTCAAAAAACTAGGCGAAGAAAAAGGCTGGTCCGTCAAAGAGAACTTCATGCTGCTGCGCGCCATCATCACTGGCAGCACTATGTCTCCTCCGCTGCTCGAAAGCATGATCGTCTTCGGCAAAGCTCGCTCGCTCGACCGCGTGCGCCGCTTCCTCGAAGCCCAGAAGAAGCTTGCCAATATCAAAAAATAG
- the aqpZ gene encoding aquaporin Z, which yields MPLSKRAAAEFFGTFWLVFGGCGSAVVAAAYPQLGIGFVGVALAFGLTLLTMAFAIGHISGCHLNPAVSVGLVVGKRFAIGDLWAYVVAQVLGGIAASGVLYLIASGKEGFSLSGGFASNGYAAHSPDHYSLAACFIAEVVLTAFFLLVILGSTDERAPKGFAPIAIGLCLTLIHLISIPITNTSVNPARSTGPALFVGGWATSQLWLFWVAPILGAAIGGLISNFFFAAPQEPIREEMSRG from the coding sequence ATGCCACTCTCGAAACGCGCAGCAGCAGAGTTCTTCGGTACATTCTGGCTGGTCTTCGGAGGCTGCGGCAGCGCAGTCGTCGCGGCAGCCTATCCCCAGCTCGGCATCGGCTTCGTCGGCGTCGCGCTGGCCTTCGGCCTTACCCTGCTGACCATGGCCTTCGCCATCGGCCATATCTCAGGCTGCCATCTCAACCCTGCGGTCTCCGTAGGTCTGGTGGTGGGCAAGCGCTTTGCTATTGGCGATCTGTGGGCCTACGTCGTTGCTCAGGTATTGGGCGGAATTGCGGCTTCAGGAGTGCTCTACCTCATCGCCAGCGGCAAAGAGGGCTTCAGCCTCTCCGGCGGCTTTGCCTCAAACGGATACGCTGCTCACTCGCCTGACCACTACTCACTGGCCGCCTGCTTCATTGCAGAGGTCGTGCTCACGGCGTTCTTCCTTCTGGTCATCCTCGGCTCGACCGACGAGCGCGCACCCAAGGGCTTCGCTCCCATTGCGATTGGCCTGTGTCTGACGCTGATCCACCTGATCAGCATCCCCATCACCAACACCTCGGTCAACCCTGCTCGCAGCACCGGCCCCGCGCTCTTTGTCGGCGGATGGGCGACGAGCCAGCTTTGGCTGTTCTGGGTAGCACCGATTCTTGGGGCCGCAATTGGCGGGCTCATCTCGAACTTCTTCTTCGCCGCTCCACAGGAACCGATCCGCGAGGAGATGTCGCGAGGCTAA
- a CDS encoding DUF309 domain-containing protein — translation MAKLDWSDGALAEGLRCYRAEEFFLAHEHWEGVWLKATEPEKTFLQALIQTTAAFHHLQRGNRKGAASLLRAALRRLEPYGTSFGGVGVGALREEICAWLQVLEQEDVSLRLAYPAIVLELD, via the coding sequence ATGGCGAAATTAGATTGGAGTGACGGGGCGTTGGCCGAGGGATTGCGATGCTATCGCGCGGAGGAGTTCTTTCTCGCGCATGAGCACTGGGAGGGCGTGTGGCTCAAGGCAACCGAACCCGAAAAGACCTTTCTGCAAGCGCTGATTCAGACGACGGCTGCGTTTCATCATCTACAGCGTGGGAACAGGAAGGGTGCAGCATCGCTATTGCGTGCGGCGTTGCGACGGTTGGAACCGTATGGGACTTCTTTTGGGGGAGTCGGGGTTGGCGCGCTTCGCGAAGAGATTTGTGCGTGGCTGCAAGTGTTGGAGCAGGAGGATGTATCGCTGCGGCTTGCGTACCCGGCGATTGTGTTGGAACTGGATTGA
- a CDS encoding LLM class flavin-dependent oxidoreductase produces the protein MAHALQLSVLDQSPVPAGSTTAQALQNSIELARKVDQLGYRRFWMSEHHAMDTLACTAPEILLARIGAETKQIRIGSGGIMLPHYTPLKVAEVFRTLHALYPGRIDLGIGRAPGGGPMEALALKRDRSTKMLDDFPDQVSELLAFLNNNFPQQHPFARIRVSPNMPGGPDVWMLGSSLWSASAAADFGLPYAFAHFFSGESSRAAIETYQHRFTPSRYRSEPEAMVAVGAICAPTQEEADYLASSVRLLQWRIRQGDRSPVASPEAAQRELSLLGNPSTESGEWPRYFVGTPEKVKANLEQMAAALGINEIVVNTIIWDHATRLRSYELLAEVFDLKASNNQTFESEVSAVSL, from the coding sequence ATGGCACATGCTCTCCAGCTTTCTGTACTGGATCAATCTCCGGTCCCTGCCGGAAGCACCACGGCACAGGCTCTCCAGAACTCCATCGAACTGGCCCGCAAAGTCGATCAGCTCGGCTATCGTCGCTTTTGGATGTCGGAGCATCACGCCATGGATACCCTTGCCTGCACAGCGCCCGAGATATTACTCGCCCGCATCGGTGCAGAGACGAAGCAGATCCGCATCGGCTCCGGCGGCATTATGCTGCCGCACTACACACCGCTCAAGGTGGCTGAAGTCTTCCGCACCTTGCATGCTCTCTATCCCGGCCGCATCGACCTCGGCATCGGCCGCGCTCCCGGCGGTGGCCCAATGGAAGCCCTCGCCCTCAAACGCGATCGCAGTACAAAGATGCTCGACGACTTTCCCGATCAGGTCAGCGAGCTGCTCGCCTTCCTCAACAACAACTTTCCTCAGCAGCACCCCTTCGCCCGCATCCGCGTCTCGCCAAACATGCCCGGCGGTCCCGATGTCTGGATGCTCGGCTCGAGCCTCTGGAGCGCCTCTGCCGCTGCCGACTTTGGCTTGCCCTACGCCTTCGCGCACTTTTTTAGCGGGGAGTCGTCCCGCGCTGCCATCGAGACTTATCAGCACCGCTTCACTCCGAGCCGCTACCGCTCCGAACCAGAGGCGATGGTTGCCGTCGGAGCCATCTGCGCCCCCACGCAGGAAGAGGCCGACTACCTCGCCTCCAGCGTCCGCCTGCTGCAATGGCGCATCCGTCAGGGCGACCGCAGCCCCGTCGCCTCTCCCGAAGCGGCCCAGCGCGAGTTAAGTCTTCTGGGAAACCCTTCAACCGAGTCCGGCGAATGGCCGCGCTACTTTGTAGGCACTCCGGAAAAGGTGAAGGCTAATCTCGAACAGATGGCAGCCGCGCTCGGCATCAACGAGATCGTGGTGAACACAATCATCTGGGACCATGCCACCCGCCTACGAAGCTACGAACTCTTGGCAGAAGTATTCGACCTCAAGGCTTCAAACAATCAAACATTTGAGTCTGAAGTAAGCGCAGTTTCCCTATAA
- a CDS encoding tetratricopeptide repeat protein — MSASTTTRFLLAATVLSTAACLAQTTSAPCPADQPAAKPCTSAPSTQQPPAAPAPTQQFPFPGETNTPAVPAAPNTPNPSAASQHPFPTGAAPDMPGEAPSSSSPDSSSSSSSSSSSSSSSGDTADTPDTPTPPVRRRLPKVQNLQTPDERVDEDINVAKFYYNRGNYMAAYLRSKDAVKTEPNYAETHFSLAQAAEKMKKTDEAKAEYTAYLKLSPGGDNAKAAQKALESLH; from the coding sequence ATGTCTGCGAGCACTACAACCCGATTTTTGTTGGCCGCGACGGTACTCTCTACTGCAGCCTGCCTGGCTCAAACGACCTCTGCGCCATGCCCGGCGGACCAGCCCGCCGCCAAGCCCTGCACCTCGGCACCTTCGACCCAGCAGCCTCCGGCTGCTCCCGCACCGACCCAACAGTTCCCATTCCCCGGCGAAACGAATACCCCTGCCGTTCCCGCTGCACCGAACACCCCCAATCCCTCTGCCGCCAGTCAACATCCGTTCCCGACCGGGGCTGCTCCCGATATGCCCGGCGAAGCACCTAGCAGTTCCAGCCCGGATAGCAGCTCAAGTTCGAGTTCCAGCTCCAGCAGCAGTTCAAGCAGCGGCGACACCGCCGATACTCCGGACACGCCTACGCCGCCGGTGCGTCGCAGGCTGCCCAAGGTCCAGAATCTTCAGACCCCCGACGAGCGCGTAGACGAAGACATTAATGTCGCCAAGTTCTACTACAACCGCGGCAACTACATGGCGGCCTATCTGCGCAGCAAGGATGCGGTCAAAACCGAGCCTAATTATGCCGAGACCCATTTCTCGCTCGCTCAGGCTGCGGAAAAAATGAAAAAGACGGATGAGGCCAAGGCCGAATACACCGCTTACCTTAAGCTCTCTCCCGGCGGCGACAACGCCAAGGCCGCGCAAAAGGCGCTCGAGTCACTTCACTAA